The Oryza glaberrima chromosome 5, OglaRS2, whole genome shotgun sequence DNA segment GGAAGCACAACTGTGGTGTTTGCCGGCCTCAGGGGCTATCATTATTGACTACTCAAGAGCCGGGTGGTTAGTCTCACATcatggtttggtttgtggttgTGGTCTTGTGTTGTGGTTTGGTTTGCAACATGTATGGTTCCTAGAACTCATTGTGTGCGTGTTTGGTTCTGTACTCAGGGTTATAGCccatctttttttcttgttaatATGATGATAAACAGATCTCCTACgtattggagaaaaaaatgagGGGTGATATGGTCATTCTAGAACAACCAATGATATAGGAACAAAAAGGCATGCATGGAATGAAGAGCCAAACATATTGGCATACATGATATCGAGCTAAACTTAGAAGTTGTATATAAGTAAtagaataataaaataataggcAGCATACAACGAATTATCTCAAAGATAAATTAACAGGACAACAATACCAAATAAAATAAGCATTCTCATTTCagataaatatgattttcaaGATTGCGCTTTCTGATACTTGGATTATGGCACTTTCTACTGTGATATATGTTCAATCATTTTATTATGTTCATTGCACATACTGGATGAAACAACAAATCAATGACTTAATCCTCATCTGCACCAAcatccatcacatcaaatactTGTCCCTGCAGTAGCATATTCATATTAGTCAATTCCTTTGCCATGGTTTGGTTCTTCACCCGGTCTTGAATGTTCATTCCAATAATCATCTCTACTGCTTCAAGGGTTCTCTTTTCCTAGTAAATAGTAGAAAGTGTTCCAATTAGTTTTCTTTACATAATTTTTAATACAATAAtatacaattttcttttcagaaataataataatacatatAAGTCTTACCTCTAAATCCAAGAGTTGCTCAGCCAGAAGGTTGGAACTATTGAAAGATACTATGCTAGAATTGACATCTTTGGAGAATTGAGATGGCACCAAAAATGCCATTGTTTCATTTGTTGGTTTGCATATCTTCTCTAATTTAGGGAACTTGATGGGACGGAAATTTCTTTCTTGATGAACAGTTGAGATCGCTCGCTTTGGAAAGACTAGCAAATTTGTTATATGCCCACCTATTGACGAAATGACAAggcaaaaaaaatgttaaaataaGAACCTTTCGGAAAGAACAAAAGTGACCCTTTCAGAAAGAACAAAAATGACCCTTTCAGAAAGAACAAAAGTGAACTAAAATGGACTTCATGTAGACTTACctattttgttttctattttattaaTAACTTGCCATGCTCTTGTGTCCCAAACAAGGATAGTGCAATCCTTTGATGCAGAAACCAACCTTACTCCTTTAGAACAAAATGCTAATGCAGTAATTGGAGCACTGTTGACAAGTAGGAATCAGCCAATTAGTCTTATGTTGTGCTAATTATTTTATGGATTCACAACActtaaaatcaaatattttatcaATGTTAGGTATAGATTAGATATCAAGACTTTATAGAACTTTGTTAAAAAATACTTCGGAACAATCATAATCTAACATAGAAAGAAACTAATACTCAAGATTGGATACAATAGAAACTAACGTATAGACACATATTACATAAGTTTAGAAAAGTCTAAATACACCCCGCCCAAAAGAAACTTTGATTGAAAGTCCATTTGGCACCCTAATCTATTAAACCAAATACCCAACCCTCCGAACTATATAATATCATACATAAACCAAATACTAGTGCATTTTGCAAACTGGTTTTTATGTAATTTGCATATACGTTCGATGACTGCATGACATTGGACATATATGCTAATATCTCCACCTAAATCTTTCATTCTTACCCACTTTTTTCTTGAACTTACAAATGAATGTCGATATAATACTAGTATGGCATAACTATATCTTATATATTGATGACCAATGACTGATGATGTGTAACAGGCTCATTTAAGCTTCCAAATGCACAAAGCCACTATCCAAAATCACTTTAGGAAATAATATGAATGGTATTCCAAAGTCTGGGGGTTATGTTTAGGGTGCTACACGAAATTTTACCCAAAGTTTAGAGGTTATGTTCACCGTTTCCTTGAAGTTTTAATTGTGATAAAGAAATGTGTTCTCATTTTGGAAATCCCTATAATTGTTTTATATTCTTGATAATAATATTTgttctaaatttaaaatagtacATTGCATCTTATTGTCAATTATTGATATGTCTTGAGTAACATTTGCAAAATTTACCAATCAATGCTCTTAATTCAACTATAACTTACTTGTGTCCTGAAAGAATTTGACAATTATCCTCAAAACATGTTAAACTGGATTTTTTTGTCCCAATTCCATTCAACACAGTGACATATATACAAGTATCACCAGCCCCACAAAGTAGAAATTGTTCCAAAGGATCAACTGCGATTGTAGTAACTGAACTGGAGAGTGAAATGGTGTGAAGTAGTAACCCAGACAATAGATCCGTAACCTAGAAAAATAACATATTCTCAAAGTTGTCATCAGCGCCAATGGAAATCATGCTCAAATCTACATTCAAAAAGTGTGCTAAATCTTACGAGTAAGTGTTCTGTTGCATTTTGATCTTGGTACtattattgaatatattttaagcaATGAATAACACAAGCACAAAAAATTGACCACATCGAGTTTTGTGTTGATATGAGATCTAGTTATAATATTGAAGCAAACATCAGAATAGTAAATTGTATAGacaacaaacatatatataagttatattgtTTAAAAAGAACTAAGCATATAGAACCATTTTACtgaataatatattttgaatGTATGGAGTATCAGTAGTCATAATTCATTGCTAAATTATGAAAGTGTACATGACATTTAGTACAGGAACTAGATTTCAAGTTTCATATAGGATGCTGATAAAGTTGCAATATTGATCACTGCAAAAGGAAACAACATATTTCATCTGAGGTGCATTAAACCTTGCAATTGCCATCGAGTGAGCTCGTTATTAGAATGGGACATTGACCCCTTAGCATTGTTAAAATGCCAGTTATTGACGCCTTGTGCTCATTTTTCTTTACATTATAAAAGTTGGGATATATCTCTGTACCTTCAATGGGTCGAGGTTCCTCTGCTTGAAATAAACTGCAAAGTTCAGATGCAGAGTGAAAAATAGGTTATTGAAAGCATGTGTTAACTTAAATGCTTAGTTGATTATTCCCATTGGAGGGTTTGGTGCCTCATCTGATATCAAATAGCCTTACATACCAACAATAATATACTGGTAACATTGTTCTTTTTCTGAAGTGGAGCATTtctcaaatatttattgtaCTGCTTTTATGAGATGTTTGGTATGATAATATATAGTTAGAAGAGTGAGATTTTGTCTCTGGAGTGGAGTGAGAAGAACAGAGGACAATTGTTGACATGATGAATTGTAAAAATAGCTTATTTTCAACTACCTACATACATATCATTGAATTCTGGAAAATTGTTGCATAGATGATTTCAATGGTGGAGATAGTGAGACAACGGCTCAGTTCTAGGAAATGTGGTCATTTGTCTCATGGTGGTTGGGAAAcattgataaaaatatatttacccAACATCCCTTTACGGCTTATATATGATGGGTTTTATCTTATGCCTGAATGAGTCCACAAACAAGTTGGTTCTATCAGAGGTAGCTTATAGGTGAAATCATCCTATTGGACTAATGTGATTGCATTGACATTTAATGCAATTCATTAAAAATGATCTATATGTTTTAATACTTGCCTGTAAGACTCCTTTCCAAATCAAACTGTAAAACAATAGTTTGTGTAGTGATAGTGACTAATGGAGTGGGAAGAGCAAGAAGACATTGACACCTTGCTGGATCAACTGAATATGAGACAACTTGCTAAAGGGgttgtagcctagtggttacaatgCTCAAGTAGCACCTCTAGGTCCTTCATTCGACTTTCCAAGGGAGCAAATTTCATGcttgaataaaagaaaaagatgccATGAGGGCCTCCCTCGCTAtttccaataaaaaaataaacaactctAATTGCAATCCAGGGATTGTCTCAAATAGTCTACAAGCCTGATGAGACTGTTGCGCTTATATAGTTTGCAAGCTATTTGGGACATTTTTCTCTTTGTCATAAGTAGTTCTTTAGCTACCTATTCTTGCTAGTTGGTTGTGGTAGTGCTGAATAATGTAGTGGTGCTTTGTTCCTATGCTTGAATGGCAAGCCTGCGTGTAATACTAGTAAAACCAACAGGAAAAGTTGGgccttaaaaaaaggaaaaaagtacaaattaccccctgaactatcacggtcgaccgaattacccccctgaactcgaaaaccagatatcgctcaccctaaactttcaataccggacaaaACACCCCCCTACTCAATATCAGAGTGGTTTCAATCcaacgtggcagtccagtcagcaactttttatttaaaaaaggcaaattttgctacagaacactacttatgtgtggttttagccctaggacACTGCTCAAACTCACATTTGGggaaaaacactccataaacatggtaatttgccagtggacaccgcgccgattaaaataataatatccagttgaagaggagagagaaatcacatgAAATGTCAATGTCAAAAATACCCTtcggcccacatgtcagcactcatatctctcttcttttaatcTCTCCCTATCTTCCTCCTTCCAGCGTCACTCTGACAGGCGAGCCGGCGTGCGGAGGACCGGCACGGGTGTGACGGCCTTGCAGGTGGCATGGCGAGGCGAGGTGGCGAGCGCCAGCGGGGTGCGGCGGCTGtgtgggcggcgcggcagcggcagcggctcgTGGCGACACCATGCGGGGTGCGTCCGGCGGCGAGGTGTAGTGGCGCGGCGACCGTGCAGACGGTGTGCCGTGCGAGCACGGCGGTGGACGTTGTCATGGAGGCGCGCAAGTGCCCCCGCCAGCGCGCGGAGAAGTTCGTGGTCCAGGCGAGCGCTGCGGCGCGGAGACGTTCACGGTCCGCATGGCCGCCGCGCCactgcacctcgccgccggacGCACCCCGCAAGGTGTCGCCgcgagccaccgccgctgccgcaccactacacctcgccgcgccgcccgcacagccgccgcaccccgctggcgctcgccgcctcgcctcgccgtgcCACCCGCAAGGTCGTCGCGCCTGTGCCGGTCCTCCGCACGCCGGCTCGCCTCTCAGAGTGACGCTGGAAGGAGGAAGATAGGGAGAgattaaaagaagagagatatgagtgctgacatgtgggccgaagggtatttttgatatttcatgtgacttttctctcctcttctaccagatattattattttaattggggcggtgtccactggcaaattaccatgtttatagagtgttttcccccaaaagtgagtttgggcagtgtccTAGGGTTAAAACCATACATAagcagtgtcctgtagcaaaatttgcctttaaaaaatggtggggctcACATATCAtagtctctctcctctctatcccctctcacctctctatctctctctgaTGTCGCTCACTCGCCGCTGAGAACGAGCAGCGCATGCGCCGGCGGTGGCTGGCCCGACGCGGTTGGTTGGCTGCAAAGGCCGGCGACCGCGGAAATGAAGGTAGCGTGATCGAGGACTAGCGGCGCGCCAGCGGTTGCGAGTCTCCTCGAGGCAGAGGCCGAGGATGTGGCGTGCCGGCGGTGGCCAGCCCATCAGGCTCACTAGGCCTCGTCCTCCTGTGGTTAGGGGAGTAGTGGCTCGCGCCGGACTTACGCGAGAAGGCAGCCATGGCGGGGGAGaggggcgacgcggcggggcgGCTGCAGAGGCTGACGACCAcagaggcgagggcggcgcggtcgGTGGCGAGGCTAAGGCAACTCGGGGTCGCGGGTGAGGCAGCTCAGGGTCACGGGTGAGCAGTAGGGAGAAGAGTAGACGAGTGGTtcatcgtcgccatcgccgtcgacgtcaTTGGCCGGCGCTGAGGCAAAAGCGCCAGCGCTGTTGCTGCTCCCTTCCCTGGAGACGGCGGTgaggcctctctctctctctctctctctctctctctcagctcaGGCAGGCGGCGAGCGACGAGTATGTCGATGTTTGAGATCGCGACTAgggtatttggatggtatggggatcgttggtaccaggtatatgcgagattgaggtaaaagagatggagacatggatttttatacaggttcgggcccctcatctgataggtaatagccctacatcctgttgacCAAAGCcagtgttgctcttattcatctgaatcacacaagtacaatatttgggataacctatctagttgtcgtcgacttggcggctagataaccaactcgtagtcgacaacagggcagtcttcctcctcgaatatgaACCCGTTGAGATCAGAGATGatgctagatccctcttgccggccTCCGTAGGCACCGGATGGGGTatgtctaggctaatctctgatgtcgagaTCTGGTGGTGTGTGTTGGCGTGTGTATATGTTGGTCTTGTGGTTTTGTGGCGTTTGGCTtctgtctcctctcctcctaggggggcttgtatttatacccatagatgcccccttgtccaagtagaactagggagataaACATAGATacgatccgagtagtccttgtagtTTACATATAGAACTCTttttgtccttccttatccggaactccttctatatacgaggtatgattccgtataaaacatggtatgtggtgggccctgccgagcttagtcgattactattgggtatgtgatatccataaccctgacaaagtCCTCATCGGGGAAGGCGCGACACGTGCGGTGGGgagggcgaggcgggcggcgggcgccgaCGAGGACATTGGAGACGGCAGGCTACGGCGACGAGTTTGCAGCCCATCCCCGTCGTCCCCGCGCCCGgttgctcctcctccaccgcgtgCTCCACCGCTCTGTCATCGCTGCCTCCGCTCCAATCACCTCTCCTTCCCGACGCCCTCGCTGGCGGCTCTACCCCTCTGGCCCCGTCGCGACGCGCCCTACCCAATCTCACCGCTGCACCAaagggaagaaagagagaggagagattttAGCAGTACTCTGACCGCCACTGCGTCCTCCGcaccgccctcgcctccgcctaCTTGCCGCTGCCGGCACGCGCCGCCTTCGCTTCCGCCTACTTACCGCTGCCGGTCGCGTCGCCATGTTGTGTCGCCCATCTCCCCCATGCCACGCGCTtcagaagaggagggagaagagcgcCGCGTCACGCCCTCTCCCTGGCCACCACCCGCTTCAGAAGGGGATGGAGAAGAGAGATGTGGGCGAGGATTCCAACGAGTGGGccctagcaattttttttaaaaaaaactgatgtctggactgccacgtgtgctATTTGAATCCTAAACCGCTTGCAACAGTGCTCGGGGGGAGGGGGTGTTTtgtccggtattaaaagttcaAGGTGAGCGATATCTGGTTTTcgagttcaggggggtaattcggtcgaccacgatagttcagggagtaatttgtattttttttcctaaaaaaaatgctTCACCGACTTCTAGCTTGTAGAGAGTACCTGACCATTGACCAAGTATAAACCATCCCTTCTATAGATCCAGAGATGAGAAACGAACTATCTTGAGAGAAGGCTAAACAACTTATAGCATTTTTATGTCCGCACCATCTTTTCAATAATGCTCCACTTGCTATCTGAAAAGAACAACATTTTCAAGTGAAAAAGAGTTCATATTAAACAGAAATTTGTCACTGAGTGTGTGatgcaaaatttaaattattactcTTTTTAGATATTTGTACTATTTGCAAGAATATTTCCCATAGAAGATGCAATCTTTATTTATGAATTTGGATTAAAAAATACACTCATACACTAACCATCCAAGTAGAATATCAAACAATGCAGTAGGTTAAAAAATGTTAGTATGTCAAGTGAAGTAGAATGAGAGGCATTAAGATTTTGTTCAAGCGAAATCATACATACAAAAGGGATATTCAACTGAACTGCTTCTCAAATATAAATACAAATCATTATATATCCTTGCTGGAACAGCACTACCAATTTATCGCTAAATGAACTCGTAATGTTATTTTTAGGGAAGTTAACATAGTGACTAGAAGTATAATTAACTTCCATGGTCATAAACTTTCTTCCGTTTGTCAGTTACATGGACCTCCTTATTTAGATCATCCAAACTAACATTAACAAATGGAGCAAACCAATTTATGATCAGAGTGGCATCCTTTCGATAAAGATGGAGCATAACGAATACTAGGTTATAAATGAAAGAATTGGCGGGGCATAAGTTTTGATGTGATCTTTTATTAGTTCAAACTTCATTTTGTATTGCTGGACAAACCAGTTGAAGTTCGGTAGATTCATACATGTTTAAATAGGAAATCCCCATGTCTTTCAtaaatcaaaataaaagaaCTTGGTATTGTTGGATATAATTATGCATTAGTGATGACAGGATAATTCGTAGAATgatttaaaaaacaaacataaacaCAAGCCATACCTTCCTTTAATATAAAGATACCCAATTCAAACATCGAACAATGCATCAAGAGTCTCTTGTTGATCATAATCTAGCTAGAATAGAACGACGTATGAATAGTTTAATTCTTTTGTAGAAAGAGGAAGCTTTTTTTATTTACCTCCCAAATATAAGTATGTCCAGAACTAGCACCACCAACCAAATACACCCCATCTTTTGAGCAAGCAATGGGCCCAATGGCTTCAGCTACATAACTTTTTTGCACTTCCTTGATCTgtaaaaggaaaataatttaaatggaactAGAATAGGACTATAGGGTATTCACAATTGAGATATAAACACTCACATGTTTGAGCATTAATCCTTTGGGCCCATATGTTAAAAGTAATGCCATTTTGTTTTGTCACTAAATGTTAAATTTGAACACTTATAATATTTTACAATCAATCAGTTTTAGTCATTTACCATATAGAAACATACACCGTATGTACTTGTTGTGTAAGGGTAATGAGAAGTTGTAGTTAGTTGATTCTATGTCCTCGGTTGATTGAGGGAAAAAACTATTACATCTAGAAATGAGCAATACATGCCGAGTTTTAGATGAAATAGGAAAAATGGACTTAATGTATTATCACTTTAGCTTGTAACTTGGATCACATTTTTCATCTGAATTATGACTCACCCTAATCACAATCACACTTTTACATCTTGAATCCCTTCTACCATAATCTGGCATATGATTtctgactaaaattgaaaaacCTGAATTTGTCAATACTGAATTAGATCTACTCCTACAAACATGATAGCgaaaaatctaacaaaatttagagtattttgataaaataatccatcttattttttaatgaaacaTATAATTTAATTTGGAACCAATCATAACACAAGGACCAGTTCTAGCCCTAGACTTCTGCAATTAATTCATTCTCTAGACTAATTTGCTGCCATGATCCACACAATCCAACCTATGATCTACACAAAATCCATTACCTGAAAGGGCAAAGACGAAGAAAAGACATCACATGGCACAAAAGAAATCTTACCTTACTTGGAGCCCAGAAATATATAGCACTTCCAAAGATTGGTTGATCCTTGTCTGTCCGAGATGCAGCGAGGAGAAATCCATCAACAAAAGCGAGGCCACATGGAGGAGCAACGCAGTCGTGTATGCACATAATCTTCTCGCATGTGTTGATATCGTACACCAACCCTACATCATTAGCACACACCACTAGCATTGCCTCTTTCTCCCCCATTCTCTATCTTAGGTAGGCAATGGTTCTGGTAGAGAGGTTAGGAAAGTGAAGATATTGTTTATAATGATTTTGGTCTTGGAGTACTAGGAAGTGAAAAGAGGTTAATAAAGACAATCCAAAAAAAGCTCCAAAAAGTCTGAAACTGAAATTCCTTTTTAGGAGAGTTAAAGATGTGCATCTCATGAGGCAAGGACCACAGAGTTTGCTGAGTACAAATGGTCCTTAtctattactccatccgtttcaaatgtaagtcattctagcatgtCCTAcattaatattgatgttaatgaatctagacatatatatctatctagattcattaacatcatataaatgtgggaaatgctagaatgacttacattgtgaaacggaggaagcagcTTCTTCTATAAGGGTACATAAAAACTTCCTTGGTTATCTATGGATGTTTTTAGATGCAGAAGGCCTTGTTT contains these protein-coding regions:
- the LOC127775060 gene encoding protein ROOT INITIATION DEFECTIVE 3-like → MGEKEAMLVVCANDVGLVYDINTCEKIMCIHDCVAPPCGLAFVDGFLLAASRTDKDQPIFGSAIYFWAPSKIKEVQKSYVAEAIGPIACSKDGVYLVGGASSGHTYIWEIASGALLKRWCGHKNAISCLAFSQDSSFLISGSIEGMVYTWSMVSLFQAEEPRPIEGTEIYPNFYNVKKNEHKASITGILTMLRGQCPILITSSLDGNCKVTDLLSGLLLHTISLSSSVTTIAVDPLEQFLLCGAGDTCIYVTVLNGIGTKKSSLTCFEDNCQILSGHNAPITALAFCSKGVRLVSASKDCTILVWDTRAWQVINKIENKIGGHITNLLVFPKRAISTVHQERNFRPIKFPKLEKICKPTNETMAFLVPSQFSKDVNSSIVSFNSSNLLAEQLLDLEEKRTLEAVEMIIGMNIQDRVKNQTMAKELTNMNMLLQGQVFDVMDVGADED